In the Triticum aestivum cultivar Chinese Spring chromosome 2B, IWGSC CS RefSeq v2.1, whole genome shotgun sequence genome, GACCTCGTGATCTCTCGCAATTTACCGCCCTCTAGTAAAACAATTCTATCAGCCATCAGGATCATTTCCAGCCGGTGAGCAATGATGACAACCTGAAAATGTGGGGAGAACATCATGAAAACAGGTAGGCACAGAAATCTCTGAAGAACGATATTCCTACTGCATACGCCACTTACAGTGTGGCTTGCCATCAAATTCATCAGTGCTTCTTTCAGTAGCAGCTCAGACCTGCTATCCAGAGCAGACGTTGCTTCATCCAGTACCAGTATGGAAGAGTTCTGGTAGATTGCCCTTGCGATAGATAACCTGAGGATTGAAAATACGCATGGTGTTGGCTTGAATGAAACATCGAAGCCAATTCAGTCAGAAAAGCTGCCAGACATTGTGCTGGGGAGAATTTTACCTTTGTTTTTGCCCGCCACTTAAACTAGAACCTCTCTGTCCTACATACGAGTCATATCCCTCTGGCAATATCTTAATGAACTCATCGGCATTGGCTATCTTAGCAGCATTCTCAACTTTTCTCATATTAGTATCTCCCACAGGGTCGCCATATGCAATATTTTGAGCGATTGTCCCGGAAAATAACATCTATGAAATAAGAAGAAATGAACATGCATGAATACAATGTTTGCGAAAAATGTGTTCAGTCCAACATGCCAAAATATTAAATTATGTGAGTTCGAAGCTGAGATACCACCAAAACAGAGTTCCATCAGGAGTTGCAAACAAAAGATTACCAAGATATCCTTTTGAACACCCCAAATGAGATGCTTTGAAACCGCAATGACACAAAAGGAAATGATACACCACAGGTACTAACCGGATCCTGTGAAACAAACGCAATATGTGTTCTCAAGCACTGTAGCTGAATGTCTTGAATATCATGGTTGTCCAGAGCTATATAACCTACAAGGAAAGTTCATCGATAGCCATTTTACAAGATAATCATGAAGTTGAGATAACCCAGAAAGCGGGAATTCAAGATAGCAAACTTGAACTAAAAGGCCGAAACATGTAAGACTGTTTACAGATTCTGCAGCAATATACTACTGATGTTCAGTTCAATACCACTTTGTGGATGATAAAGTCGGAGGAGTAATTTGGCAAGAGTGGTTTTCCCTCCACCAGATGGTCCGACAATAGCAATAGTTTCTCCTGCTCTGATATGAAGATTCACACCATCTACTATTGGTGGCATACCAGCAACATATCTAAATGTAACATCATGGAACTTAATATCTCCCTTAACAGAATTTAAATGAAGTGCACTGGGTTTATCCCTCACCTACAGCACAGAAAAGCAGCATGGATGTATGAGTTGCGAATTATGATAGAAAATTTCCTTGATAACAGCAATTCAAATCCAAGAACTTACTACCAAATTATACTTTCTAAAAGGTATATGCTATGGAATTCGTTTCTCACACAACCAAATAGACTTCTTTCACCTTCAACCAGCTTTTCGCTAGCAAAACGTAACTAAGACCCCGCGATCATCCAAACAAAAAGAAAATTACTTTAAGAATGTTGCATTTCTTGAAAATTACACATATATTACATACATAAGAAACCTTAGAAAAAATAGTAATGATTTGTTCAATGGTCTTCTTATAAATTTAATAAAATACAGTCCTTAACAGGAGATGGTGATTACCTCAGGGATGAACCTTGTTAGATCAAATATGCGTTCTAACGCTGGTTCTCCTTGCTTATATTCATTATATGCCTTGCCAAAATCCTATGCATGGAATAGATTCTCGTGAGAACCAAATCAAGAGTGCTGGAAGGAAGTGGTGCATGACAGCATGCAATAAGACATGATGATACAAAGCACACTCAGAAATTCTAAAAAAAAGAGttaataatgcaaaaataaaattccCAAAAGAAAATGTTAACAGTATCAAGTAAGCACAAGGGTAAGTTTATTATCATACTTATCATAAAACTTAATGATATTTGCTTCTATACAGCTACAGAAATAAAACAATAACAATTGTTTTTGCGTATTCCAGTACAATAACTCTTCAGGTGCAAAAAGGTTGGTGGTGGTGGGGGTACTGCGTGCATCCCATCGAATGTAAAAGAAGATGTGCACGTAATTTTTTCCTTCAGAGCACAAATGATTAATTAGTTGGACTCCAAATTCTATGAACATTATCAATCCTATGCAAGAAAGGATATTAACACAAATTCCAAATGTTTTATACATTTAACATTCATGCAGGGGAAATAAGAGACGAGACATCACTATGGTAAGAATTGACAAATGTAAATGCTCAATAGCGATTGTGATACCTGAATAGGCTCAACAAAAAGAGCAAGTGCTGTTAGGAAAGAAAGAAACCCCTCAGGATCAAATGTGGTTCCAGAAACTGCTACTGAACCAGCACAAAGCACAACCAGGCCTGCAATGTATGTAGTACGAACAGCTTGAGGTATGAGAGCTTTCATCTTCTTCTTACCCAAATTATTCTTCAGATCAAGAAAAGCCAATTCATGGAATCGTAACATCTCTTTGTGCTCCCCATTGTTTACCTTCACAGTGAGCATCGATGGAAGTACCTACAAAGGGTATTCATGTAAACAACAATCCGTGCATGGCTCTATATGTTTATTATACATGAACTAATTGAGTGCTACTAAACCAGACATCATTGAGATAGGCTGCGAGCATGGCGAGGCTAAGATGTGCCTCCTTGGATATTTGACGAAGTCTTTCACCAAGCTTTGCAATGACTATGGACATGCATGGAATTACCTATCAATGTAATGCAGAGTGAAAATTAAACAGTGCAcacataactactccctccgttcctaaatatttgtctttctaggcatttcaaatgaactcaacatacggatgtatgtagacatattttagagcgtagattcactcattttgctccgtatgtagtcacttgttgaaacctctagaaagacaagtatttaggaacggagggagtacatatgagTGACCATGAAAGAGCAGTCCAAACTATGAGATTTGTTACCATTGCTGCAACTAATGAGAGCTGAGGATTTATTGCCACCATTTGAGTACCCATTGCTATCAACTGCAAGCTTGTCGGCACAATTGTCTGCATGAAAAATAGTAATAAAAATTAGCATGGCACAATTACCGGTGCAATAATTTTCAGCACCAGTAGAATAGAAAGCAGTAAACTACTCCAAGGCTATCAACCATGAGGAACGATCAAAGAAAGGGAGAGGATTTCTATAATCAACAATCATACTGATTGCCGAAGGAGCATTTCTCCAAACAGCTTTCGTACATTTTATCAAACACATGTATCTACTAGGGTGCAAGAACCTCACATTGAGAACAGAGTACACAGCGTCCGCAACGTCGTCCGCCTCATCTGTGATCCGGTGCGCGATGTCTCCTGCGGCGATCCCTTCTCTGCCATCGAAAAACGCGAGGTCACGCGCAAGCAAACGCTCGAAGGCGCGCtcccggaggcgccacaccgcccgCAGCGCCGCCTCCCAGA is a window encoding:
- the LOC123045408 gene encoding ABC transporter B family member 29, chloroplastic isoform X1, which translates into the protein MAMAMANPAPLPTFSSQSRAFTPSISLRSSRAISRSRALALTATTACSIRLRVRAAKDCSPPSYPLSEVFPYVAAEWRTIAKGWACAAAAVYCLSRTVPAAGRLPRALAAGVGGGVSAEVSRGVVALAAFASARAAAAYVQQALLWEAALRAVWRLRERAFERLLARDLAFFDGREGIAAGDIAHRITDEADDVADAVYSVLNTIVPTSLQLIAMGTQMVAINPQLSLVAAMVIPCMSIVIAKLGERLRQISKEAHLSLAMLAAYLNDVLPSMLTVKVNNGEHKEMLRFHELAFLDLKNNLGKKKMKALIPQAVRTTYIAGLVVLCAGSVAVSGTTFDPEGFLSFLTALALFVEPIQDFGKAYNEYKQGEPALERIFDLTRFIPEVRDKPSALHLNSVKGDIKFHDVTFRYVAGMPPIVDGVNLHIRAGETIAIVGPSGGGKTTLAKLLLRLYHPQSGYIALDNHDIQDIQLQCLRTHIAFVSQDPMLFSGTIAQNIAYGDPVGDTNMRKVENAAKIANADEFIKILPEGYDSYVGQRGSSLSGGQKQRLSIARAIYQNSSILVLDEATSALDSRSELLLKEALMNLMASHTVVIIAHRLEMILMADRIVLLEGGKLREITRSAFLSLDGRFGSPPDLLSRELGEA
- the LOC123045408 gene encoding ABC transporter B family member 29, chloroplastic isoform X4; translation: MAMAMANPAPLPTFSSQSRAFTPSISLRSSRAISRSRALALTATTACSIRLRVRAAKDCSPPSYPLSEVFPYVAAEWRTIAKGWACAAAAVYCLSRTVPAAGRLPRALAAGVGGGVSAEVSRGVVALAAFASARAAAAYVQQALLWEAALRAVWRLRERAFERLLARDLAFFDGREGIAAGDIAHRITDEADDVADAVYSVLNTIVPTSLQLIAMGTQMVAINPQLSLVAAMVLPSMLTVKVNNGEHKEMLRFHELAFLDLKNNLALALFVEPIQDFGKAYNEYKQGEPALERIFDLTRFIPEVRDKPSALHLNSVKGDIKFHDVTFRYVAGMPPIVDGVNLHIRAGETIAIVGPSGGGKTTLAKLLLRLYHPQSGYIALDNHDIQDIQLQCLRTHIAFVSQDPMLFSGTIAQNIAYGDPVGDTNMRKVENAAKIANADEFIKILPEGYDSYVGQRGSSLSGGQKQRLSIARAIYQNSSILVLDEATSALDSRSELLLKEALMNLMASHTVVIIAHRLEMILMADRIVLLEGGKLREITRSAFLSLDGRFGSPPDLLSRELGEA
- the LOC123045408 gene encoding ABC transporter B family member 29, chloroplastic isoform X2 — encoded protein: MAMAMANPAPLPTFSSQSRAFTPSISLRSSRAISRSRALALTATTACSIRLRVRAAKDCSPPSYPLSEVFPYVAAEWRTIAKGWACAAAAVYCLSRTVPAAGRLPRALAAGVGGGVSAEVSRGVVALAAFASARAAAAYVQQALLWEAALRAVWRLRERAFERLLARDLAFFDGREGIAAGDIAHRITDEADDVADAVYSVLNTIVPTSLQLIAMGTQMVAINPQLSLVAAMVLPSMLTVKVNNGEHKEMLRFHELAFLDLKNNLGKKKMKALIPQAVRTTYIAGLVVLCAGSVAVSGTTFDPEGFLSFLTALALFVEPIQDFGKAYNEYKQGEPALERIFDLTRFIPEVRDKPSALHLNSVKGDIKFHDVTFRYVAGMPPIVDGVNLHIRAGETIAIVGPSGGGKTTLAKLLLRLYHPQSGYIALDNHDIQDIQLQCLRTHIAFVSQDPMLFSGTIAQNIAYGDPVGDTNMRKVENAAKIANADEFIKILPEGYDSYVGQRGSSLSGGQKQRLSIARAIYQNSSILVLDEATSALDSRSELLLKEALMNLMASHTVVIIAHRLEMILMADRIVLLEGGKLREITRSAFLSLDGRFGSPPDLLSRELGEA
- the LOC123045408 gene encoding ABC transporter B family member 29, chloroplastic isoform X3; translated protein: MAMAMANPAPLPTFSSQSRAFTPSISLRSSRAISRSRALALTATTACSIRLRVRAAKDCSPPSYPLSEVFPYVAAEWRTIAKGWACAAAAVYCLSRTVPAAGRLPRALAAGVGGGVSAEVSRGVVALAAFASARAAAAYVQQALLWEAALRAVWRLRERAFERLLARDLAFFDGREGIAAGDIAHRITDEADDVADAVYSVLNTIVPTSLQLIAMGTQMVAINPQLSLVAAMVIPCMSIVIAKLGERLRQISKEAHLSLAMLAAYLNDVLPSMLTVKVNNGEHKEMLRFHELAFLDLKNNLALALFVEPIQDFGKAYNEYKQGEPALERIFDLTRFIPEVRDKPSALHLNSVKGDIKFHDVTFRYVAGMPPIVDGVNLHIRAGETIAIVGPSGGGKTTLAKLLLRLYHPQSGYIALDNHDIQDIQLQCLRTHIAFVSQDPMLFSGTIAQNIAYGDPVGDTNMRKVENAAKIANADEFIKILPEGYDSYVGQRGSSLSGGQKQRLSIARAIYQNSSILVLDEATSALDSRSELLLKEALMNLMASHTVVIIAHRLEMILMADRIVLLEGGKLREITRSAFLSLDGRFGSPPDLLSRELGEA